TCTATCAGACTACAACCTGGCGTCTTCTTGATTCCCTGATCCATCATTATTCTTCTTATCTCGCGCAAGTTTTCCCATTTCTTACAAGCTGCATATATATTACACAAGAGAACGTAGACTGCCCCATTTCCAGGCTCTAGCCGAAGAAGTTGTTGCGCTGCTATTTCAGCCATTTGGGCATCCTTGTGAACTCTGCAAGCACCGAGAAGAGCTCCCCAAACAATTGAATTTGGTTTCATTGGCATATTCTTTATAAACTCATAAGCTTCCCCCAAGAGCCCTGCTCGACCAAGAAGATCAACCATACAGCCATAATGTGTGACATTAGGTTGAATGCCGTGCTGAGAGGTCATGCTAGCAAAAAACCTTTTTCCTTCCTCTACCATACCCATATGAGTACAAGCACTAAGAACGCCAATGTAAGTCACCTCATCAGGTGTTTCTGAAGCACTCAACATATCAAAAAACATATCTAGAGCttctctcccatttccattagTTGCAAGACCGACAATCATGGCCGTCCATGTGAATTTGTCCTTGCAAGGCATTTCAGAAAACACCATCAGTGCCTTTTCCACATTCCCACACTTAAAGTACATGTCTATGACAGCGTTCCCCAAATGTCTATCAACCTTAATCTTGTGCTTGTCAATGTAAGCCTTGATCCACTCTCCAAGTTCAAGAGCCCCAAGATGTGCACATGTGGTAAGGATGCTAACCATAGTGAACTCATCTGGTCGTATCTTTGCTGCTTGCATTTCACGGAAGAGCATTAAGACATCTTTAAATCGGTTTTCTCTGACATATCCATCAATCATAGCTGTCCAAGAAATGGAGTCTCTCTCTGGCATCTGATCAAAATATTTCCTAGCTACATCAACTTGTCCAATGTTCACGAAACCTTTGAAAATTGTGGTCCATGATATAACATCTCTATGCTTCATGCTCTGAAATAGGCCAAGTGCAACATCCATCTTTCCAGAACCCGCATACAGGTCAATCAAAGCATTGTCCAACACCAAATTAGACTCTACCTTACAGTCCTTAACATATTGATGAACTCGGTTGCCAGTATCTAAATCCTTAAGCTGCGAGAGAGCTGATATTACTGAGACAAGAGTCACAAAAGTGGGCTGCAATCGCTTCTCCTCCATTGCATAAAAGAGTTTCCTTGACTCCCCGAATTGGCTGGACCTGTTGTACCCGGAAATCATAGCATTCCAAATTAGTATATCACTTTTACAACTCAAATCAAATACACCACGAGCCATATCAACTTGCCCACTTAAACAGTACATATGAATCAAAGAATGCTGAACAAACTCATTTAACTCAAACCCGAATTTACATATATGAGCATGCATACTTTTCCCTGTGTTTAACGATATTTCAGGAGTAAAACCCTTAAGCAAGAAGGGGAACGTATAATTGTCCGGTTGAACATTGTCATTTAACATCTCTCTGTAAATGGACACTGCATTATTTGGACTATTTTCTCTTGAATAGCCCTTGATCATTGTATTCCAAACGAAGACTCCTGGTTCATGCATTATGTCAAACACAGAACGAGCATATTTCATATCACCCGATACACAAGTAGAACAAAAAGCTACGATCTTGGAGCAGAGTGTGGGATCAGAAGCAAGGCCATTTTGGATCATTACTGAGTGAATCTGCCTAAGTTGGTCCAAAGATTTGCAGCTTTCTATGATCGCGTGTGGGGATAAATAGACATGTGGAGAAAAGTGAAGATGAGCAAGTTGGGAGACTTGGTTGGGACATAGTGAAGCTATGAACAACACACTTTTTTCTTCGTGGAAAGCCGAATTTAAATTATATGACAAGTTTGAGAGTCTCCTGAGAGAGCTTGAGACTACCATGTGATGCTAATCTAAGGTTTTTTGAGCTCTTGCAGATAGAATGAAGACAGCGAAATGAGCAGTAGTGCCCTTCTGCACCACAAGTTCCAAGGCA
This DNA window, taken from Nicotiana tabacum cultivar K326 chromosome 4, ASM71507v2, whole genome shotgun sequence, encodes the following:
- the LOC107826010 gene encoding putative pentatricopeptide repeat-containing protein At3g15930, with amino-acid sequence MVVSSSLRRLSNLSYNLNSAFHEEKSVLFIASLCPNQVSQLAHLHFSPHVYLSPHAIIESCKSLDQLRQIHSVMIQNGLASDPTLCSKIVAFCSTCVSGDMKYARSVFDIMHEPGVFVWNTMIKGYSRENSPNNAVSIYREMLNDNVQPDNYTFPFLLKGFTPEISLNTGKSMHAHICKFGFELNEFVQHSLIHMYCLSGQVDMARGVFDLSCKSDILIWNAMISGYNRSSQFGESRKLFYAMEEKRLQPTFVTLVSVISALSQLKDLDTGNRVHQYVKDCKVESNLVLDNALIDLYAGSGKMDVALGLFQSMKHRDVISWTTIFKGFVNIGQVDVARKYFDQMPERDSISWTAMIDGYVRENRFKDVLMLFREMQAAKIRPDEFTMVSILTTCAHLGALELGEWIKAYIDKHKIKVDRHLGNAVIDMYFKCGNVEKALMVFSEMPCKDKFTWTAMIVGLATNGNGREALDMFFDMLSASETPDEVTYIGVLSACTHMGMVEEGKRFFASMTSQHGIQPNVTHYGCMVDLLGRAGLLGEAYEFIKNMPMKPNSIVWGALLGACRVHKDAQMAEIAAQQLLRLEPGNGAVYVLLCNIYAACKKWENLREIRRIMMDQGIKKTPGCSLIEMHGIVHEFVAGDQSHPQSKSIYLKLAELIEELKLAGYVPDTSEVSLDTGEEEKENSLIRHSEKLAIAFALIHSELGSTIRIVKNLRICADCHHVAKLISKLYNRKLVVRDRTRFHHFVQGSCSCKDYW